TTAAATGTGACAAAGCGATGTCTTTTTTATCTTGCATTTATTTCCTATATTTGCAGCTATATTTACGGTTTACTATCTCTGTCAAGATCATTAGTGTTCCTGACCACGCCACatctattattattcttataGCAGGCATATGCACTTTATTCCAATGATTTAAGAGGGACGGTACCCCATAGGTGTGGTGTTAAAACCGCGCACTACCCACTTCTATCAATTTATGTTGTAGGAGCAGTGTATATAAATGCATATACGTTGATTTTATCTAATTCTCTATAAGATTCCCCAGCGCATCGTAGCgcttttcttcttcttcctcttctaTCACGTTTCCAAGGTTGTCATACCGTAAAGttatttcatcttcactaCTTTCGATCACATTACCTAAATTATCATATTTGACAGATTTCTCGGTTAAATAATCTTCTgcatcctcttcttcttcgtcttcatcCCCATCGCTTAGGGTTAAATCTCGAAGATTATCATTTACTCTATTTGTATTCCCCATTAACCATATATCATTATCTTGAGCTTGTAATTTGCGCTCTTTAGcctcttcatcaattttattCAGCCATGCTTCTTGTGCCTCTTGTATTGAGTCTGAGTCTGTACATTGTGAAtacaattcaaataattcttcatttaaaGTCAGAAAATTCATCCCCCAAGAGAAATTCGATAATAAATCGGCAGCCCAATCTGATCTCCCAATAATGGCAAAGCATGCCGCCAAAGCTTCTACACAATTTAATTTCCATGGTCTTCCATAATTCACTTGGTTGGCAGCCACCAAATACGGTAAAAGTCTCTCATTTTTTCCACCATTACCACCATTTAATTTACTAAAGGGGATTTCATCAAGACGTGCCCAAGAACATTCTACCACTGCAGCACCAAACTCCTTAATAATATCTGCATCTTCAGGAGAAACCACTTTCTTACCATTGGGTGAGATAATAAGCCCTTGAAACCGTTGCCCAATCTTTAATGACTTAATCAACCCTAATCTTTCCAGTTTCTTACCACTGCATCTTTTAGGGTCACAATGATCAAAATCCCACATCCCTAATTTCACTGGGATCTTTTTTACATTTGAAGTATCCTCATTTTCATGCTTTCTCATCTCCATATTCTTATGGTTGTGTCTAGAACTGTGACCATTGGCACCTCGATGCTGACGGCCCTTACTATCTCCGTCATCcctctttttattttttcccTTACccattatttttcaaacaatttatATATGAACTTTTCTCCCAATTCTATTCGATACTAATCTACCAGCAACTTATTCCATTGAAACCGTCACTGCTCATCTCATATTGTCATTGTCACTTCTATAgtcaatattgaaaatttttcaaaatggcAGGGTGATAAAGTAACTTGAGCCCTGTTTTCTCAAAGTTATTTAAACCCTACATTTAAGCACCCCTAGGGTTTGGAGGCGGAGTATAACCTTTTCTTACGTAAAACCATCACGATTGCTTCAAATCATTGGAATATATAAACTGCCATTAACTAATAACAATCAGAAGTAGAATAATGAGATAGTCTGGTTGGCTGACAGAAATATGGAACAATACCACCTACCGACTTTACTAAACCCATTGCTAAACtcaatatttaattgtCCCAATCCATCAAATTcaccattgaagaaattatatgCTTCCCTAAAGGATAAGAGTTTCATATTGTTAGTGCCTCCTACAGAaactttattgaattaCACTGATACTAAAACTAAGATacaattggaagatttatGTTATCATAATGTCGATTTCATTGGAGCTCATATCTTATTACCACCGAAGGACTCTATCAGTAGCAGTAGCAGTACCATCGATGACGGATATACTAGACTGGCATCAATCGAGCAATTCGATACATTGAATGGCGATAATATCCTAGTGAAGTGGAGAAATAATTTTCTGGTTTTATTAAGTGGATCGCCTAATAGACAAAAGATCAAGATTGAGAGAATTCAAGTATTACCTAATTTTAATGATTACTTGCAGGGATCTACCTACTTTATTCTTGTTCATATTGATAAACCTTTGATGAAGGATGTGATTCGACTAAACGATGAGTTGGAGTGTTTTGATACGCTGACACTCCATGATAATGATGGGGATTCTTCTCCCGATGCTCGTCCTTTGATTCAAGATATGTCACAACATGAAAGAtcacaatttgaaaatataataaataccAATGATACGTGGAATAAGAGATTTAAAGATTGGATGAATGAATACAAAGATAGTACCACCGCAGAAGAACCGAACGAAACTCTTTTCAAACAAATTGTTGCCGTTGcatataatgaattaaaatcaaataaaatattcaaaggATTTGGCCATCTTCGTCGTTTGATCCATGAGTATCTTGAAATAAATCTATACGACCATTTGTGGTTACAGATTACCACGTTGTGTGCgttggatgatgaaacaaAAGGTAcaagaataaaaaatatttccattgaAGAGATAGACGATAAATTCTATGAAATGTTTCCCCTTGATTTCATtaccaaattggaaaaaaatatggtACGTTCCACaaattccattaataaactaaatggaaaaaattcattcaacGAAAAATcagaaaatttaattgcAACATTGCAAATACTGACAAATATGGATAATCCTATAGGTGAGTTAAATcaggaaaatgaaaagggtgcaaataatttaattgatgCTGATActttaataaatcttttgaTTTTAATTATTTGTAGATCAGAGATCAATAttgttgatttgaaaagaaatatattctacttgaagaaatttaattatgatgaaaatttgattaattttGGTATATTAAGCTATACCATTTccacttttgaaattgttatctattcatttgaaaatatagTTGAATATGACAAGTTAAAATCATACTCagaaatcattgaaaaattgataaaagtggatgatttgaaaaaggtTCCAAAAACGATTAAGTGGGAACAATTTCTAACCTTTAGAAGTGATACTGGGGAGtccatattattttcctGTATAACCAACAATCAAACAGAAAAATTTTTAGATTTATTAGTAGActatgaagaaattttttctaTGGATAATATATTAGACGACGCAAACGTAGAGGGCACCACTCTCTTAATGCAAGCGCTAATATATCGcaacttcaaaatatctatGGTTCTTATCAATCTTTTATTGAGGAATTGCAGtaacaaacaaataatggaGTACATCAATAAAATCGATAAATTTAATCGCAATGTGGGCCATTATCTGATTAATGAGCTAGAAATCCTAAAGATTATAGGTAAATATGTTAATTGGAAACAAAGAGACCTTGTCGGGAGGACACCATTGTTTACCATTTTTAGAGGGTATGATCAGCCAAATTACGACGAGGTAATATCTACAGTTT
The sequence above is a segment of the Naumovozyma castellii chromosome 8, complete genome genome. Coding sequences within it:
- the TSR3 gene encoding ribosome biogenesis protein TSR3 (ancestral locus Anc_6.19) is translated as MGKGKNKKRDDGDSKGRQHRGANGHSSRHNHKNMEMRKHENEDTSNVKKIPVKLGMWDFDHCDPKRCSGKKLERLGLIKSLKIGQRFQGLIISPNGKKVVSPEDADIIKEFGAAVVECSWARLDEIPFSKLNGGNGGKNERLLPYLVAANQVNYGRPWKLNCVEALAACFAIIGRSDWAADLLSNFSWGMNFLTLNEELFELYSQCTDSDSIQEAQEAWLNKIDEEAKERKLQAQDNDIWLMGNTNRVNDNLRDLTLSDGDEDEEEEDAEDYLTEKSVKYDNLGNVIESSEDEITLRYDNLGNVIEEEEEEKRYDALGNLIEN
- the NCAS0H00820 gene encoding uncharacterized protein (ancestral locus Anc_6.20), with the translated sequence MEQYHLPTLLNPLLNSIFNCPNPSNSPLKKLYASLKDKSFILLVPPTETLLNYTDTKTKIQLEDLCYHNVDFIGAHILLPPKDSISSSSSTIDDGYTRLASIEQFDTLNGDNILVKWRNNFLVLLSGSPNRQKIKIERIQVLPNFNDYLQGSTYFILVHIDKPLMKDVIRLNDELECFDTLTLHDNDGDSSPDARPLIQDMSQHERSQFENIINTNDTWNKRFKDWMNEYKDSTTAEEPNETLFKQIVAVAYNELKSNKIFKGFGHLRRLIHEYLEINLYDHLWLQITTLCALDDETKGTRIKNISIEEIDDKFYEMFPLDFITKLEKNMVRSTNSINKLNGKNSFNEKSENLIATLQILTNMDNPIGELNQENEKGANNLIDADTLINLLILIICRSEINIVDLKRNIFYLKKFNYDENLINFGILSYTISTFEIVIYSFENIVEYDKLKSYSEIIEKLIKVDDLKKVPKTIKWEQFLTFRSDTGESILFSCITNNQTEKFLDLLVDYEEIFSMDNILDDANVEGTTLLMQALIYRNFKISMVLINLLLRNCSNKQIMEYINKIDKFNRNVGHYLINELEILKIIGKYVNWKQRDLVGRTPLFTIFRGYDQPNYDEVISTVFDITLNWYAENGLKFQMSDHYDLKDNSILHILRSNIDILFTYSKRNHFEIDINKRNYKGFTPLMIYVKYHRLSNVKLILGDDRLLFNRYQRELYTTCFDYATDSTISNELGKHALQNNTVFGRIYIHSLKVRSSTNATFSLTFPLPDKENETGTVNIKVKAIISLLKVIRKKSQISLLPLDRIIKVLVKLTSKENNKIIVRKIEMLRNQSLLRRLTDCLDTLLFFDIGIDYLSLITDETKLLGWVTNENTKLKHNVNKTHGEKKSLKPEDINIIQSFLKFNVKELYNVLLNVKTLEKLLNFIHLKSIDVKESRLAFVHLVKSIKNDQIAQATNRSLEPIIEMQSLENQYYNNTLIRDELDFLKACTLILTGNIEDILRTQIPNWWKLYGELLELNKHYNKLFPPNHYNNTLATDNQHSAEVSNDVNNGGVFGGLIENQRNKAVKKLKTDIDQLKYSLEILGNEIFRKHEMLAEELNKYMEFKGVFFKKAIIRNWRRGDLEAVNDDLITFTEKTCSILRDLGIPL